One Marinihelvus fidelis genomic region harbors:
- the mraY gene encoding phospho-N-acetylmuramoyl-pentapeptide-transferase — protein MLLKFFEWLAGFNPDFSVFGYLTLRAILGALTALALSLLLGPSFIRRLVKGQVGQPIRELGPESHFSKAGTPTMGGALILFVLALSTLLWSDLSNRYVWLVLGVTLAFGVIGWIDDYRKLVLKDSAGLAARWKYLGQSIIGLTAAIYLYQTATTPEETALILPFFKDFALPLGVGYVALTYFYIVGFSNAVNLTDGLDGLAIMPSVLLAVALGVLAYATGNTVIAEYLAIPYVQGMGELVVFCAALAGAGLGFLWFNTYPAQVFMGDIGALAVGAALGLIAVLVRHEIVFAFMAGVFVIETLSVIMQVASFKLTGKRIFRMAPIHHHFELKGWPEPRVIVRFWIISVILVLVGLATLKIR, from the coding sequence ATGCTGCTGAAATTTTTCGAATGGCTGGCGGGCTTCAACCCGGACTTCAGCGTCTTCGGCTACCTGACCCTGCGCGCCATCCTGGGGGCGCTGACGGCCCTGGCGCTGTCCCTGCTGCTGGGGCCGTCATTCATTCGCCGCCTGGTGAAAGGCCAGGTGGGCCAACCCATCCGCGAGCTGGGCCCGGAGTCACATTTCTCCAAGGCCGGCACCCCCACCATGGGCGGCGCGCTGATCCTGTTCGTGCTGGCGTTGTCCACGCTGTTGTGGTCGGACCTGTCGAACCGCTATGTCTGGCTGGTGCTGGGCGTGACCCTGGCCTTTGGCGTGATCGGCTGGATCGATGACTACCGCAAGCTGGTGCTGAAGGACTCGGCCGGCCTGGCGGCACGCTGGAAGTACCTGGGCCAGTCGATCATCGGCCTGACCGCCGCCATCTACCTGTACCAGACCGCCACCACGCCGGAAGAAACCGCGCTGATCCTGCCGTTCTTCAAGGACTTCGCGCTGCCGCTGGGCGTGGGCTACGTGGCGCTGACCTATTTCTACATCGTCGGGTTCTCCAATGCGGTGAACCTGACTGACGGCCTGGACGGGCTGGCGATCATGCCGTCGGTGCTGCTGGCGGTCGCGCTGGGCGTGCTGGCCTATGCCACCGGCAACACGGTGATCGCCGAGTACCTGGCCATTCCCTACGTGCAGGGCATGGGCGAGCTGGTGGTGTTCTGTGCCGCGCTGGCCGGTGCCGGGCTGGGTTTTCTGTGGTTCAACACCTACCCCGCGCAGGTGTTCATGGGCGATATCGGCGCACTGGCCGTGGGCGCCGCGCTGGGCCTGATCGCGGTGCTGGTGCGCCACGAGATCGTGTTCGCCTTCATGGCCGGCGTATTCGTCATCGAGACACTGTCGGTGATCATGCAGGTGGCCTCGTTCAAGCTCACCGGCAAGCGGATTTTCCGCATGGCGCCCATTCACCATCATTTTGAGCTGAAAGGCTGGCCGGAGCCGCGCGTGATTGTGCGCTTCTGGATCATCTCGGTGATCCTGGTGCTGGTCGGCCTGGCGACGCTGAAGATCCGCTGA
- the mraZ gene encoding division/cell wall cluster transcriptional repressor MraZ codes for MYFGETAINLDAKGRIAIPTRYRDDIAAQDGGQMVLTYSAFDSGVLWLSPREHWESMRDQVMSLSTFDAAHRGLQRRLVGSATPVEPDGSFRIQLPQTLRQVAGLEKKAVLMGIGKRFEIWNENVLNQQRADEERSLADTVSEEMRGLVL; via the coding sequence GTGTACTTCGGTGAAACAGCCATCAACCTGGACGCCAAGGGTCGCATCGCGATTCCAACGCGATACCGGGACGACATTGCCGCCCAGGATGGCGGCCAGATGGTGCTCACCTATAGCGCATTCGATTCCGGCGTTTTGTGGCTTTCGCCCAGGGAACACTGGGAGTCCATGCGCGACCAGGTGATGAGCCTGAGTACTTTCGACGCCGCGCACCGCGGTCTGCAGCGTCGCCTGGTGGGTAGCGCCACACCGGTAGAGCCGGATGGCAGCTTCCGCATCCAGTTGCCGCAGACGCTGCGGCAGGTCGCGGGGCTCGAGAAAAAGGCGGTGCTGATGGGTATCGGCAAGCGCTTCGAGATCTGGAACGAGAACGTGCTCAACCAGCAACGCGCCGACGAAGAGCGCAGCCTGGCCGACACGGTCTCCGAGGAAATGAGGGGCCTGGTGCTTTAA
- a CDS encoding peptidoglycan D,D-transpeptidase FtsI family protein, which produces MSRPADKGFAPGRVLALLIIFGCISSALAFRSVNLQVMESDFLQDQGEARYLRDIELPTTRGVISDRNGEPLAVSTPVESVWVNPKELLQAADRLPDLARVLGADADDLERRLGQRATREFVWLRRRLNPEVARQVEELSIPGVGLQREYRRFYPTGEVAAHMIGFTNIDDVGQEGLELAYNDWLSGEPGLKRVIRDRKGRTIEEVELLRESEPGQDLRLTIDRRLQYLAYRELKRSVLEHAARSGSVVVLDVQTGEVLAMVNLPSYNPNQPGSGAEGLRNRAITDVFEPGSVMKPFAIMSMLENGLVRPDTPVDTNPGYVYMSGYTIRDHHNYGVLDVTGLLTKSSNVGVSKLALQLEPERMWDTYTRVGFGEATGTGFPGESAGVLRNHRRWRPVEQATISYGYGVSVTSLQLAQAFAVIADEGRLRQPTLIAGSVNPPMTVTDPEIARQVAAMLETVPGPEGTGKQARVRNYRVAGKTGTSRKASGSGYAARYVASFAGFAPASNPRLVTVAVINDPGGDAYYGGAVAAPLFSNVMGGALRLLNIAPDDYQTTLVSNAAGGAQ; this is translated from the coding sequence ATGAGCCGGCCCGCCGACAAGGGCTTTGCCCCGGGTCGGGTGCTGGCGCTGCTGATTATCTTCGGTTGCATCTCAAGCGCGCTGGCCTTCCGTTCGGTCAACCTGCAGGTCATGGAATCCGACTTCCTGCAGGACCAGGGCGAGGCGCGCTACCTGCGCGATATCGAGCTGCCCACCACCCGTGGCGTGATCAGCGACCGCAACGGCGAGCCGCTGGCGGTGAGCACGCCGGTGGAATCCGTGTGGGTGAACCCGAAAGAACTGCTGCAGGCGGCCGACCGGCTGCCCGACCTGGCGCGTGTGCTGGGCGCCGACGCCGACGACCTGGAGCGCCGCCTGGGCCAGCGCGCCACCCGCGAATTCGTCTGGCTGCGCCGGCGCCTGAACCCGGAAGTGGCCAGGCAGGTGGAGGAGCTGTCCATTCCCGGCGTGGGACTGCAACGCGAATACCGGCGCTTCTACCCCACCGGCGAGGTGGCCGCGCACATGATCGGCTTCACCAATATCGACGATGTCGGCCAGGAAGGCCTGGAACTGGCGTACAACGACTGGCTGTCCGGCGAGCCGGGCTTAAAGCGGGTGATCCGCGACCGCAAGGGCCGCACCATCGAGGAAGTCGAGCTGCTGCGCGAGTCCGAGCCCGGCCAGGACCTGCGCCTGACCATCGACCGCCGGCTGCAATACCTGGCTTACCGCGAGCTCAAGCGCAGCGTGCTCGAGCATGCCGCGCGCTCGGGCAGCGTGGTCGTGCTGGACGTGCAGACCGGTGAAGTGCTGGCCATGGTCAACCTGCCGTCGTACAACCCCAACCAGCCGGGTTCCGGTGCCGAGGGGCTGCGCAACCGCGCCATCACCGACGTGTTCGAGCCGGGTTCGGTGATGAAGCCGTTCGCCATCATGTCGATGCTGGAAAATGGCCTGGTGCGCCCGGACACCCCGGTGGACACCAACCCGGGCTATGTCTACATGTCCGGCTACACCATCCGCGACCACCACAACTATGGCGTGCTGGATGTGACCGGCCTGCTGACCAAGTCCAGCAACGTGGGCGTCAGCAAGCTGGCGCTGCAGCTGGAGCCGGAGCGCATGTGGGATACCTACACCCGGGTTGGATTCGGCGAGGCCACCGGCACCGGCTTCCCCGGTGAGTCCGCCGGCGTGCTGCGCAACCACCGCCGCTGGCGGCCAGTGGAGCAGGCCACCATTTCCTACGGTTACGGCGTGTCCGTGACCTCGCTGCAGCTGGCCCAGGCTTTCGCCGTGATCGCCGACGAGGGCCGCCTGCGCCAGCCCACGCTGATTGCCGGTTCGGTGAACCCGCCGATGACGGTGACCGACCCGGAAATCGCCCGCCAGGTGGCGGCGATGCTGGAGACCGTGCCGGGCCCCGAGGGCACCGGCAAGCAGGCGCGGGTGCGCAACTACCGCGTCGCCGGCAAGACCGGCACCTCGCGCAAGGCCAGTGGCTCGGGCTACGCGGCCCGCTACGTGGCCAGCTTCGCCGGCTTCGCGCCGGCCAGTAATCCGCGCCTGGTCACCGTGGCCGTGATCAACGACCCGGGCGGCGATGCCTACTACGGCGGCGCCGTGGCCGCACCGCTGTTTTCCAATGTCATGGGCGGCGCGCTGCGCCTGCTGAACATCGCCCCCGATGACTACCAGACCACGCTGGTGAGCAATGCCGCGGGAGGTGCCCAGTGA
- the ftsL gene encoding cell division protein FtsL: MNRLVTILIIVLLANVGSALAVVYARHDSRALAVRLGDLEKSRDEAMKEWSRLQLEQSYLADAGNVEAKARRELGMIDPEDPQILVIRQ; the protein is encoded by the coding sequence GTGAATCGACTCGTCACGATACTGATCATTGTCCTCTTGGCTAACGTCGGCAGCGCGCTGGCGGTGGTCTACGCACGTCATGACAGCCGTGCCCTGGCCGTGCGCCTGGGCGACCTGGAAAAATCCCGCGACGAGGCGATGAAAGAGTGGAGCCGCCTGCAGCTCGAGCAGTCCTACCTGGCCGACGCCGGCAATGTTGAGGCCAAGGCCCGGCGCGAGCTGGGCATGATTGACCCCGAAGACCCGCAGATCCTGGTGATCCGCCAATGA
- a CDS encoding UDP-N-acetylmuramoyl-L-alanyl-D-glutamate--2,6-diaminopimelate ligase, whose amino-acid sequence MTYGMSLRVLLEGWVEDVPNVAVGGICLDSRRAEPGQVFVAVKGLTGHGLQHAGEAVANGCVAVIHDGRYDNGDIDVPMVCFPDIAVKMGELASRFWAAPSEEMTVAAVTGTNGKTSVAHFIAQAWQRVHGEAGLVGTLGYGPLDKLEPATRTTPDPFTINRVLAGCIDAGINHVAMEASSHALEQGRLDTIQVDAAVFTNLSRDHLDYHADMEAYAAAKQRLFTDFAPRFSVINHDDMTGRGWIRELAPRQQVLSYGLAPGAELRGTILGQDADGMTLALDGPWGRGEIRTPLMGAFNVSNLLASAGALALLDMGWGETLRELEHIRPVPGRMTRYGGQPGQPVVVIDYAHTPDALAAALAAVRDHLSGRLTCVFGCGGNRDRGKRAQMGQVAEELADRLVITSDNPRFESVNSIINDVLGGMERPGDVTVEPDRMLAIRDAIAAAGPGDIVLVAGKGHENYQEVAGQRLPHSDMATVSALLGVAA is encoded by the coding sequence GTGACCTACGGCATGAGCCTGCGTGTACTACTGGAAGGCTGGGTCGAGGACGTGCCCAACGTGGCCGTGGGCGGCATCTGCCTGGATTCACGCCGGGCGGAACCTGGCCAGGTGTTCGTGGCCGTCAAGGGCCTGACCGGCCATGGCCTGCAGCACGCCGGCGAGGCGGTGGCCAACGGTTGCGTGGCGGTCATCCACGACGGCCGCTACGACAACGGCGACATCGACGTGCCGATGGTCTGCTTCCCGGACATCGCCGTGAAGATGGGTGAGCTGGCCTCGCGATTCTGGGCCGCGCCGTCTGAGGAAATGACCGTGGCGGCCGTGACCGGCACCAACGGTAAGACCTCGGTCGCGCACTTCATCGCCCAGGCCTGGCAGCGCGTGCATGGCGAGGCCGGCCTGGTCGGCACGCTGGGCTACGGCCCGCTGGATAAGCTGGAGCCGGCCACGCGGACCACGCCGGACCCGTTCACCATCAACCGTGTGCTGGCGGGCTGCATCGACGCCGGCATCAACCATGTCGCCATGGAGGCGTCCTCGCATGCCCTGGAGCAGGGCCGCCTGGACACCATCCAGGTGGACGCCGCGGTGTTCACGAACCTCTCCCGTGACCACCTCGACTACCACGCCGACATGGAGGCCTACGCGGCCGCCAAGCAGCGCCTGTTCACCGATTTCGCGCCGCGCTTTTCCGTCATCAACCATGACGACATGACCGGCCGCGGCTGGATTCGAGAGCTGGCGCCCCGGCAGCAGGTGCTGTCCTACGGCCTGGCGCCCGGCGCCGAATTGCGTGGCACCATCCTGGGCCAGGACGCCGACGGCATGACCCTGGCGCTGGATGGCCCCTGGGGCCGCGGCGAGATCCGCACACCGCTGATGGGCGCCTTCAATGTCTCCAACCTGCTGGCCTCGGCCGGCGCGCTGGCGCTGCTGGACATGGGCTGGGGCGAGACCCTGCGCGAGCTCGAGCACATCCGCCCGGTACCGGGCCGGATGACCCGCTACGGCGGCCAGCCCGGCCAGCCGGTGGTGGTCATCGACTACGCGCACACGCCGGACGCCCTGGCCGCGGCGCTGGCCGCGGTGCGTGACCATCTCTCCGGTCGCCTGACCTGCGTGTTCGGCTGCGGTGGCAACCGCGACCGCGGCAAGCGCGCGCAGATGGGCCAGGTGGCCGAGGAACTGGCCGACCGGCTGGTGATCACCAGCGACAACCCGCGGTTCGAGTCGGTCAACTCCATCATCAACGACGTGCTGGGCGGCATGGAGCGGCCCGGTGACGTCACCGTCGAGCCGGACCGCATGCTGGCCATCCGCGACGCCATCGCCGCCGCCGGGCCCGGTGACATCGTGCTGGTGGCGGGCAAGGGCCACGAGAACTACCAGGAAGTGGCCGGCCAGCGCCTGCCGCACAGTGACATGGCCACCGTCAGCGCGCTGCTGGGGGTGGCGGCATGA
- the murG gene encoding undecaprenyldiphospho-muramoylpentapeptide beta-N-acetylglucosaminyltransferase has protein sequence MSGATVLVMAGGTGGHIFPGLAVADALTRAGAKVHWLGAAGGMECERVPQRGYAIDGIHVTGLRGKGLAGWLKLPFRLTRAVREARAVLRREQPGCAVSFGGYAAGPGGLAARLGGVPLVVHEQNRIPGMTNRTLAKMASVVMEAFPGTFPESTGAVACGNPVRDELLALPAPAERWAGRQGPARLLVTGGSQGARALNRAVPQALALWPAESRPQVRHQAGHHDVEDTRARYAEAGIDAQVTPFIEDMAEAYGWADAVACRSGALTVSELAAVGLGAVLVPFPHAVDDHQTANAAVLVDAGAAVLCPESSLEPRVLADALQNVLADRQAALAMAEKARAVAVTDAAERVARACLEQCQPRRAA, from the coding sequence GTGAGCGGCGCCACCGTCCTGGTCATGGCCGGCGGCACCGGCGGCCACATCTTTCCCGGCCTGGCCGTGGCCGACGCGCTGACGCGCGCCGGCGCGAAAGTGCACTGGCTGGGCGCCGCCGGCGGCATGGAGTGTGAGCGCGTGCCGCAGCGCGGCTACGCCATCGATGGCATCCACGTGACCGGCCTGCGCGGCAAGGGCCTGGCCGGCTGGCTGAAACTGCCGTTCCGGCTGACCCGGGCGGTACGCGAGGCGCGCGCCGTGCTGCGCCGCGAACAGCCCGGCTGCGCGGTCAGCTTTGGCGGCTACGCGGCCGGCCCCGGCGGCCTGGCGGCAAGGCTGGGCGGTGTGCCGCTGGTGGTACACGAACAGAACCGTATTCCCGGCATGACCAACCGCACGCTGGCGAAGATGGCCAGCGTGGTGATGGAGGCCTTCCCGGGCACCTTCCCCGAATCCACCGGCGCCGTGGCCTGCGGCAACCCGGTGCGCGACGAACTGCTGGCGCTGCCGGCGCCGGCCGAACGCTGGGCCGGCCGCCAGGGCCCGGCGCGGCTGCTGGTTACCGGTGGCAGCCAGGGCGCGCGGGCACTGAACCGCGCGGTGCCCCAGGCACTGGCGTTGTGGCCGGCAGAGTCCCGCCCGCAGGTGCGCCACCAGGCCGGCCACCATGATGTCGAAGACACCCGCGCGCGCTATGCCGAGGCCGGCATCGACGCCCAGGTGACCCCGTTTATCGAGGACATGGCCGAGGCCTATGGCTGGGCCGACGCCGTGGCCTGCCGCTCCGGCGCGCTGACCGTGTCCGAACTGGCCGCCGTGGGCCTGGGCGCCGTGCTGGTGCCGTTTCCGCACGCCGTCGACGACCACCAGACCGCCAACGCCGCGGTGCTGGTGGATGCCGGCGCGGCCGTGCTCTGCCCCGAATCCTCGCTCGAGCCGCGGGTGTTGGCCGATGCGCTGCAAAACGTGCTGGCCGACCGCCAGGCCGCGCTGGCCATGGCCGAGAAGGCCCGCGCCGTGGCCGTCACCGACGCCGCCGAGCGCGTGGCCCGCGCCTGCCTGGAACAATGCCAGCCCCGGAGGGCCGCGTGA
- a CDS encoding UDP-N-acetylmuramoyl-tripeptide--D-alanyl-D-alanine ligase: protein MITMTLHDAARALGIEPTGAMAETTFEGVVIDSRQVAPGMLFAAIPGERVDGHDFVAAAKVAGACAALVERDPGEQAAGLPLLRVDSVQTALGQLASAWRDTVTPKVAAITGSNGKTTTKEMLTSILSRQSHVLATRGNFNNELGLPLTLFRLARSHQFAVLEMGAGKAGDIRYLAGIAKPDVGVITNVGPAHLRGFGDEEGVARAKGEMYGALPASGFAVLNIDEPWAPLWRELNTAGHTLCFGRDADAADITVTGEPGGRRMVRTPAGEFRLSLHLPGEHNVMNALAATAMALALDIPLDTIREGLAATLPVPGRLNMVETESGWTVLDDTYNANPASLYAALQVLAGQAGEPWLVLGDMKELGRNSDALHAEMGEAAASLGVRRLYALGGHAAHAARGFGDGGQAFDSLEALLEALLADLHAGVSVLVKGSRGMAMERVVEAVTRRAECC from the coding sequence ATGATCACGATGACCCTCCACGATGCCGCCCGCGCGCTGGGCATCGAGCCCACCGGCGCGATGGCCGAAACGACCTTTGAGGGCGTGGTCATCGACAGTCGCCAGGTGGCGCCTGGCATGCTGTTCGCGGCCATCCCGGGCGAGCGCGTGGATGGCCATGATTTCGTCGCCGCTGCGAAGGTCGCCGGCGCTTGCGCCGCCCTGGTCGAGCGTGACCCGGGCGAGCAAGCCGCCGGCTTGCCGCTGCTGCGTGTCGACAGCGTGCAGACCGCACTGGGCCAGTTGGCCTCGGCCTGGCGCGACACCGTTACCCCGAAAGTGGCCGCCATCACCGGCAGCAACGGCAAGACCACGACCAAGGAGATGCTGACCAGCATCCTGTCGCGGCAATCGCACGTGCTCGCCACCCGGGGCAATTTCAACAATGAACTGGGCCTGCCACTGACATTGTTCAGGCTGGCCCGTTCGCACCAGTTTGCCGTGCTGGAAATGGGCGCCGGCAAAGCCGGGGACATCCGCTACCTGGCCGGCATTGCGAAACCTGATGTGGGCGTTATCACCAACGTGGGCCCCGCGCATTTGCGGGGGTTTGGTGATGAAGAAGGCGTCGCCCGCGCCAAGGGCGAGATGTATGGCGCCCTGCCAGCGTCCGGTTTCGCTGTTCTAAACATCGATGAGCCTTGGGCGCCACTGTGGCGTGAGCTGAACACGGCCGGTCACACGCTCTGTTTTGGCCGCGACGCGGACGCGGCCGACATCACCGTCACCGGCGAGCCCGGTGGCCGGCGCATGGTGCGCACGCCGGCCGGCGAATTCCGGCTGAGCCTGCACCTGCCCGGCGAGCACAACGTCATGAACGCGCTGGCCGCCACCGCAATGGCGCTGGCGCTGGACATTCCGCTGGACACCATCCGCGAGGGCCTGGCGGCCACGCTGCCGGTGCCCGGGCGCCTGAACATGGTGGAGACCGAGTCCGGCTGGACCGTGCTGGACGATACCTACAACGCCAACCCGGCCTCGCTGTACGCAGCATTGCAGGTGCTGGCGGGGCAGGCCGGCGAGCCGTGGCTGGTGCTGGGCGACATGAAGGAGCTGGGCCGCAACAGCGACGCGCTGCATGCCGAAATGGGCGAAGCCGCGGCATCGCTGGGCGTGCGCCGGCTGTACGCGCTGGGCGGCCACGCGGCCCACGCCGCGCGCGGTTTTGGCGACGGCGGGCAGGCCTTCGACAGCCTGGAGGCGTTGCTGGAGGCCCTGCTGGCCGATCTGCACGCCGGCGTATCCGTACTGGTCAAGGGTTCGCGCGGCATGGCCATGGAGCGCGTGGTCGAGGCGGTGACGAGGAGAGCGGAATGCTGCTGA
- the ftsW gene encoding putative lipid II flippase FtsW, with translation MTTTAYKTTRNAGQARGRGAPDMPVDPWLLVPVLLLAAIGVVMVGSASVAIGETLGAGPHHYMMRHVIYLLLGLGLASSFRIIPIAFLERICGPMFLLAMLALALVFVPGLGHSVNGSYRWVKLGFMQFQVVEAVKLMFIIWVAGYLVRKQGQVRVSFVDTLKPLVLAGVLTGILLLQPDMGSAAVITAVAGGMVWLAGAAWRYIAALGAMALPVFGFAAIEPYRLRRIVSFMDPWADPYNSGFQLTQALIAVGRGEVFGVGLGASVQKLFYLPEAHTDFIFAVLAEEFGFMGVLLVLALFMLLITRIFIIGVMAHRAEKPFAGYLAFGIGLWLGLQAMVSMGVNLGVLPTKGLTLPLISSGGSSVLMTCLALGVVFRIRYELDRDKVGTIPSRVGPKRMAL, from the coding sequence ATGACGACGACCGCCTACAAGACCACCAGGAATGCGGGCCAGGCCCGTGGCCGCGGTGCGCCGGACATGCCGGTGGACCCGTGGCTGCTGGTGCCGGTGCTGCTGCTGGCGGCCATCGGCGTGGTCATGGTGGGCTCGGCCTCGGTGGCCATCGGCGAGACGCTGGGCGCGGGGCCGCATCACTACATGATGCGCCACGTCATCTACCTGCTGCTGGGGCTGGGCCTGGCGTCCAGTTTCCGCATCATTCCCATCGCCTTCCTCGAGCGCATCTGCGGACCGATGTTCCTGCTGGCCATGCTGGCACTGGCGCTGGTGTTCGTGCCCGGGCTGGGCCACAGCGTCAACGGCAGCTACCGCTGGGTGAAGCTGGGCTTCATGCAGTTCCAGGTGGTCGAGGCCGTCAAGCTGATGTTCATCATCTGGGTGGCCGGTTACCTGGTGCGCAAACAGGGCCAGGTGCGGGTGAGTTTTGTCGATACCCTGAAACCGCTGGTGCTGGCTGGTGTGCTCACCGGCATCCTGCTCTTGCAGCCCGACATGGGCAGCGCCGCGGTGATCACGGCCGTGGCGGGCGGCATGGTCTGGCTGGCGGGCGCCGCGTGGCGGTACATTGCCGCGCTGGGCGCGATGGCGCTGCCGGTGTTCGGCTTCGCCGCCATCGAGCCGTACCGCCTGCGCCGCATCGTCAGTTTCATGGACCCGTGGGCGGATCCGTACAACAGTGGCTTCCAGCTGACCCAGGCGCTGATCGCCGTGGGCCGCGGCGAGGTCTTCGGCGTTGGCCTGGGCGCCAGCGTGCAGAAGCTGTTCTACCTGCCCGAAGCGCATACCGACTTCATCTTCGCCGTGCTGGCCGAGGAATTCGGCTTCATGGGCGTGCTGCTGGTGCTGGCGTTGTTCATGCTGCTGATTACCCGCATCTTCATCATCGGCGTGATGGCACACCGTGCCGAAAAGCCGTTCGCCGGCTACCTGGCCTTCGGCATCGGCCTGTGGCTGGGCCTGCAGGCCATGGTCAGCATGGGTGTGAACCTGGGCGTGCTGCCCACCAAGGGCCTGACCCTGCCGCTGATCTCCTCGGGCGGTAGCTCGGTGCTGATGACCTGCCTGGCGCTGGGCGTGGTGTTCCGCATCCGCTACGAGCTCGACCGCGACAAGGTGGGCACCATCCCGTCACGGGTGGGGCCGAAGAGGATGGCGCTGTGA
- the rsmH gene encoding 16S rRNA (cytosine(1402)-N(4))-methyltransferase RsmH: protein MNADQHKPVLLEEAVSALVVRDNGTYVDGTFGRGGHSRHVLMRLNEQGRLLALDKDPRAIAVGNELAATDGRLSLIQGSFAELEQWIQDWGVDDGLDGILLDLGVSSPQLDDPERGFSFMEDGPLDMRMDPTQGVSAAEWLADAPERDISRVIWEFGEERHARRIARSIVMAREQQPLTRTSQLARLVEDTIGRRERKHPATRCFQAIRIYINNELADLAEGLDAAIRQLRPGGRLVVISFHSLEDRLVKRTMKEAARPGRVRRGLPEHPDLAPTLRLVGKAVRASENEISANPRARSAVMRVAEKLG, encoded by the coding sequence ATGAACGCTGACCAGCACAAACCCGTGCTGTTGGAGGAAGCGGTATCGGCCCTGGTAGTCCGGGACAACGGGACTTACGTCGATGGCACTTTTGGCAGAGGTGGACACAGTCGCCACGTATTAATGCGGCTGAATGAGCAGGGACGCTTACTTGCTTTGGATAAGGACCCACGGGCCATTGCCGTGGGAAACGAGTTGGCCGCCACGGATGGCCGGCTCAGCCTGATCCAGGGCAGTTTTGCGGAACTGGAACAATGGATCCAAGACTGGGGGGTCGACGACGGCCTGGACGGGATACTTCTCGACCTGGGTGTTTCTTCCCCGCAGTTGGATGACCCGGAGCGCGGTTTTTCCTTTATGGAGGACGGCCCTCTGGATATGCGGATGGACCCAACGCAGGGTGTATCGGCTGCCGAATGGCTTGCGGATGCACCGGAGCGGGACATTTCCCGCGTGATTTGGGAGTTCGGAGAGGAGCGCCATGCGCGCAGGATTGCCAGGAGTATCGTGATGGCACGGGAGCAGCAGCCGCTGACCCGAACATCACAGCTGGCACGGCTGGTCGAAGACACGATCGGTCGAAGAGAAAGAAAGCACCCGGCCACGCGATGCTTTCAGGCAATCCGGATTTATATCAATAACGAACTGGCAGACCTGGCCGAAGGCCTGGATGCCGCGATAAGGCAGTTGCGCCCGGGGGGGCGGCTGGTTGTCATCAGCTTCCACTCCCTTGAGGACCGCCTGGTCAAGCGGACAATGAAAGAAGCCGCACGACCAGGCCGAGTCCGCCGTGGGTTACCGGAACATCCGGACCTGGCGCCAACATTACGCCTTGTCGGTAAAGCTGTTCGTGCCTCCGAGAACGAAATCTCCGCTAATCCCAGGGCGCGCTCAGCGGTCATGCGGGTAGCGGAGAAGCTCGGGTGA